A portion of the Halobacillus ihumii genome contains these proteins:
- the ytkD gene encoding RNA deprotection pyrophosphohydrolase — protein MKTFSDYYRNQVKLSFDNHPFSKTPKHVWVICQFDNKWLLTNHKDRGLEFPGGKVEKGETAKDAAIREVLEETGGRVKQIDYVGQYHVAGKGGTIVKNVYFASISQLQSQDHYFETNGPVLLEELPEGIVSDEQYSFMMKDDVLPNCMRQIKEKFLGDPTE, from the coding sequence ATGAAAACATTTAGCGATTACTATCGAAATCAAGTTAAGTTATCCTTTGATAATCATCCATTTTCTAAGACACCAAAGCATGTTTGGGTTATTTGTCAATTCGATAATAAATGGCTGTTGACCAATCATAAAGACAGGGGCCTCGAATTTCCTGGTGGCAAAGTAGAAAAAGGAGAAACAGCGAAAGATGCTGCGATCAGAGAAGTACTTGAGGAAACAGGCGGGCGTGTTAAGCAGATTGATTATGTGGGACAATATCATGTAGCAGGGAAGGGCGGAACCATTGTTAAAAATGTGTATTTCGCTTCCATATCACAGTTACAATCGCAAGACCATTATTTTGAAACGAATGGTCCTGTATTGCTTGAGGAGCTTCCAGAAGGAATTGTCAGTGATGAGCAGTACAGTTTTATGATGAAAGATGATGTGCTGCCCAATTGTATGAGACAGATTAAAGAGAAATTTCTAGGGGATCCTACTGAATAA
- a CDS encoding DUF6612 family protein, translating to MKKIRWIVLSLLFITMLFVTACSSNEAEKAKGVFMKSSEASKELNSFSMKLDVTQNYSAESSETKVPPQPIKTSIDSDIQLQPLALHQTIDIMGKTVEQYHTKKGMYMSQPGTQGWVKAPEELWEQLTQTSIAQQTPGKQLEMLQDYVDEFNMEEKNNTYILSFSSKGDNVQKLIEKTMAQSMPKGMLPDNLLKELKVEKASYTLTINKDTYYPESIESTMDFSIVVDGKQAFISQKMSGKYSNFNEVEEIVIPQEIIKNAQEMSDLSSVTQ from the coding sequence ATGAAAAAAATAAGATGGATTGTACTCAGTTTATTGTTTATCACTATGCTGTTTGTAACAGCTTGCTCGAGTAATGAAGCTGAAAAGGCGAAAGGAGTGTTTATGAAGTCTTCTGAAGCTTCAAAGGAATTAAACAGCTTTTCCATGAAGCTGGATGTCACTCAAAACTATAGTGCAGAATCGTCTGAAACCAAGGTACCCCCTCAACCAATCAAAACTTCGATTGATTCAGATATTCAACTTCAGCCGTTAGCATTACACCAAACAATTGATATAATGGGAAAGACTGTGGAACAGTATCATACAAAAAAGGGCATGTATATGTCTCAGCCCGGAACCCAAGGCTGGGTCAAAGCTCCTGAGGAACTTTGGGAACAATTGACTCAAACCAGTATTGCCCAGCAAACTCCAGGAAAACAACTTGAAATGCTGCAAGACTATGTAGACGAATTTAACATGGAAGAAAAAAATAATACTTATATTTTGTCTTTTAGTTCTAAAGGAGACAATGTTCAAAAGTTGATCGAGAAAACCATGGCTCAGTCAATGCCCAAAGGAATGCTTCCCGATAATCTGCTGAAGGAGTTAAAAGTTGAAAAGGCTAGCTATACTTTAACCATTAATAAAGACACCTACTATCCTGAATCAATCGAATCAACCATGGACTTTTCTATAGTAGTGGATGGCAAGCAGGCATTTATTAGTCAAAAAATGAGTGGTAAATACAGCAATTTTAATGAGGTTGAAGAGATTGTCATTCCCCAGGAAATTATAAAAAACGCCCAAGAGATGTCTGACTTAAGTTCCGTAACACAATAA
- a CDS encoding gamma carbonic anhydrase family protein: MICEYKGKYPQIDSTAYIAEDAAITGDVVIGPYASVWFKTVIRGDVAPVKIGKEVNIQDLSMLHQSPNQPLIIEDGVTVGHQVTLHSAHIKKDALIGMGSLILDGAEIGEQAFIGAGSLVPPGKVIPPRTLAFGRPAKVVRELNEEDYKELERIRTTYVEKGQVYKQLRKES, encoded by the coding sequence GTGATTTGCGAATATAAAGGAAAGTACCCGCAAATTGACTCGACAGCCTACATAGCTGAAGATGCAGCCATTACGGGCGATGTCGTCATTGGTCCGTATGCGAGCGTTTGGTTTAAAACTGTTATACGCGGGGACGTTGCTCCGGTTAAAATTGGGAAAGAAGTAAATATCCAGGACTTAAGCATGCTGCATCAAAGTCCCAACCAACCGTTGATCATTGAAGACGGTGTAACTGTAGGACATCAAGTCACCCTTCATTCGGCCCACATTAAAAAGGATGCACTCATTGGTATGGGATCTCTCATTCTCGATGGTGCCGAAATAGGTGAGCAGGCGTTTATAGGAGCAGGCAGTCTTGTTCCTCCAGGTAAAGTCATACCTCCCAGGACACTAGCTTTTGGCCGTCCAGCAAAAGTGGTTCGGGAACTGAACGAGGAAGATTATAAAGAACTAGAACGAATTCGAACAACTTATGTCGAGAAGGGTCAAGTTTATAAGCAGCTTAGAAAAGAATCATAA
- the metK gene encoding methionine adenosyltransferase — protein sequence MPANRRLFTSESVTEGHPDKICDQISDAILDEILKNDPNARVACETTVTTGLVLVSGEISTNTYVDIPAIVRQTIKDIGYTRAKYGFDADTCAVLTAIDEQSPDIAGGVDVALESREGQMSDQEIESIGAGDQGLMFGFANNETAELMPLPISLAHKLSKRLSDMRNDGTLGYLRPDGKTQVTIEYDEHDQPVRVDTIVISTQHAEEITLEQIQRDLKDKVIQPVVPSELIDEETKYFINPTGRFVIGGPQGDAGLTGRKIIVDTYGGYARHGGGAFSGKDATKVDRSGAYAARYVAKNIVAAGLADSCEVQLAYAIGVAQPVSISIDTHGSGKVTEEKLVTAVRELFDLRPAGIIKMLDLRRPIYRQTAAYGHFGRTDVEFPWEKVDRAEDLKKRLQ from the coding sequence ATGCCAGCCAATCGCCGGTTATTCACATCTGAATCTGTAACAGAAGGTCATCCTGATAAAATCTGTGACCAGATTTCTGATGCGATTCTAGACGAAATTTTAAAAAATGATCCGAACGCACGTGTTGCGTGTGAAACAACTGTTACGACAGGACTTGTCCTCGTTTCAGGTGAGATCAGTACAAATACGTATGTAGATATCCCTGCTATTGTACGTCAAACGATTAAAGATATCGGCTATACAAGAGCGAAGTATGGATTTGACGCTGATACATGTGCTGTATTAACGGCTATAGATGAACAATCTCCGGACATTGCAGGCGGAGTAGATGTAGCGCTAGAGTCAAGAGAGGGTCAAATGAGCGATCAAGAAATCGAGTCTATTGGTGCAGGAGACCAAGGTCTAATGTTTGGTTTTGCAAATAACGAAACGGCTGAACTAATGCCTTTGCCGATATCACTTGCTCATAAGTTATCGAAGCGTCTTTCAGATATGCGCAATGATGGTACTCTCGGTTATTTGCGTCCAGATGGGAAGACTCAGGTAACGATTGAGTATGATGAACATGATCAGCCTGTTCGAGTCGATACGATTGTTATCTCTACACAGCATGCCGAAGAAATAACACTTGAACAAATTCAAAGAGATTTGAAAGATAAAGTTATTCAGCCTGTTGTCCCGTCAGAACTTATTGATGAGGAGACCAAGTATTTTATTAATCCTACTGGAAGGTTTGTCATTGGCGGCCCACAAGGTGATGCCGGGTTAACAGGTAGAAAGATTATTGTTGACACATATGGCGGATATGCTCGCCATGGGGGAGGAGCCTTTAGCGGTAAAGATGCTACTAAAGTAGACCGATCTGGGGCCTATGCTGCCCGCTATGTTGCGAAAAACATTGTAGCTGCAGGCTTAGCTGATTCCTGTGAAGTTCAATTGGCGTATGCCATTGGCGTAGCGCAGCCAGTTTCGATCTCCATTGATACACACGGGTCAGGAAAAGTAACGGAAGAGAAGCTTGTGACAGCAGTTAGGGAATTGTTTGATCTACGTCCTGCTGGCATTATTAAAATGCTTGATCTACGTCGTCCTATTTATCGTCAAACAGCTGCCTATGGTCACTTTGGCCGTACAGATGTTGAATTCCCATGGGAAAAAGTGGATCGGGCTGAAGACCTGAAAAAACGTCTGCAATAA
- the pckA gene encoding phosphoenolpyruvate carboxykinase (ATP): MSAINQLSDLNQLLAQEHVLHHLSVPQLVEKILSKKEGSLTDRGAVLATTGTYTGRSPKDKFIVKDHESEPNVNWGSTNQPIDESTFVHLYHKVLDHLKEREEVFVFKGYAGADKKSQLPIQVINEFAWHNLFARQMFIRPTDQELSEHEAEFTVISAPTFKANPRVDGTNSEAFIMISFKHRIVLIGGTEYAGEIKKSIFSVMNYLLPKQNIMPMHCSANVGKEGDVALFFGLSGTGKTTLSADPERRLIGDDEHAWSNHGVANIEGGCYAKCINLSAEKEPQIFNAIQFGSVLENVVMDEETQIPDYDNTSLTENTRAAYPLHHIDNTVQPSIAGHPNAIVFLTADATGVLPPISKLTKEQAMYHFLSGYTSKLAGTERGVTSPQATFSACFGSPFLPLAPSVYAEMIGEKIDQFDTKVYLVNTGWTGGAYGEGERMKLSHTRSMVHAALEGELNSVETYNDPVFGLQIPLHCPGVPDDVLLPRKTWDNPDAYDKKAQELAEKFHDNFKKFTHASSAIKNAGPAFGRK; this comes from the coding sequence ATGAGTGCCATTAACCAACTATCAGATTTAAACCAACTTTTAGCGCAAGAGCATGTCCTCCATCATTTGTCTGTACCACAACTTGTAGAAAAAATACTTTCCAAAAAAGAAGGATCGTTAACGGATCGTGGGGCTGTTCTAGCTACTACAGGCACCTATACTGGCCGATCTCCAAAGGATAAATTTATCGTAAAAGATCATGAGTCAGAACCCAACGTCAACTGGGGAAGCACCAATCAGCCTATAGATGAGAGCACATTCGTTCATTTATACCATAAAGTGTTGGATCATTTAAAAGAGCGTGAAGAAGTATTTGTTTTTAAAGGCTACGCAGGAGCAGACAAGAAAAGCCAACTGCCTATTCAAGTCATCAATGAATTCGCATGGCATAATTTATTTGCCCGCCAAATGTTTATCCGCCCAACTGATCAAGAGCTCTCTGAGCACGAAGCCGAGTTTACAGTCATATCTGCACCAACATTTAAAGCTAATCCAAGAGTAGATGGAACGAACTCGGAAGCTTTCATTATGATTTCATTTAAACATAGAATTGTTCTCATTGGTGGAACAGAATATGCAGGTGAAATTAAAAAGTCGATATTCTCTGTCATGAACTACTTGCTTCCTAAACAAAATATTATGCCTATGCACTGTTCAGCTAACGTAGGCAAGGAAGGTGATGTAGCATTATTCTTCGGTTTATCAGGAACAGGGAAAACAACGTTGTCTGCTGATCCGGAGCGTCGTCTGATCGGCGATGACGAGCACGCCTGGTCAAACCATGGAGTCGCTAATATCGAAGGTGGCTGTTACGCCAAGTGTATCAACTTATCAGCAGAGAAAGAGCCGCAAATTTTTAATGCCATTCAATTTGGCTCAGTGTTAGAAAACGTAGTAATGGATGAAGAAACTCAAATTCCTGATTATGACAATACCAGCCTCACGGAGAACACTCGGGCGGCATATCCATTACATCACATTGATAACACCGTCCAGCCAAGCATTGCAGGGCATCCAAATGCAATTGTGTTTTTAACTGCTGATGCTACAGGCGTTCTGCCGCCAATTAGTAAACTGACAAAAGAACAGGCAATGTATCATTTCTTAAGCGGATATACAAGTAAATTAGCAGGAACAGAACGCGGAGTTACTTCTCCACAAGCTACCTTTTCTGCTTGTTTCGGGTCTCCATTCCTGCCATTAGCACCTTCTGTATATGCTGAGATGATAGGCGAAAAAATCGACCAATTTGATACGAAGGTATATCTGGTCAATACAGGCTGGACGGGAGGAGCCTATGGAGAAGGAGAAAGAATGAAACTTTCCCATACCCGTTCAATGGTTCACGCAGCGCTTGAAGGTGAGCTAAATTCAGTAGAAACGTACAATGACCCAGTATTTGGACTTCAAATCCCGCTTCATTGTCCAGGAGTTCCAGATGATGTATTATTACCGAGAAAGACATGGGATAATCCTGATGCTTATGATAAAAAAGCTCAGGAACTAGCAGAAAAATTCCACGACAACTTTAAGAAATTCACACATGCCAGCTCAGCTATCAAAAATGCCGGTCCTGCTTTTGGCAGAAAGTAA
- a CDS encoding hydrolase, translating to MDGKNQYFVNIGTREISINRNGNNDEFIINADREELLLLREVFNEMYNSDTRAFFRSHVPFVEYHKDSSNDEYDEGMTRALQMIYDLGDDTTRHHISGMGVLKDK from the coding sequence ATGGATGGAAAAAACCAGTACTTTGTAAATATCGGCACACGTGAAATATCAATTAATCGCAATGGCAACAATGATGAGTTCATCATTAACGCTGATCGAGAAGAACTTCTTTTATTAAGGGAAGTGTTTAATGAAATGTATAACTCGGATACAAGAGCTTTCTTTCGATCACACGTTCCGTTTGTAGAGTATCACAAAGATAGTTCGAATGACGAATATGATGAGGGCATGACAAGAGCCTTGCAGATGATCTATGACTTAGGTGATGATACGACCAGGCACCACATCAGTGGAATGGGTGTTTTAAAAGACAAATGA